Proteins found in one Acidobacteriota bacterium genomic segment:
- a CDS encoding Fic family protein — protein sequence MGNSFELKTRRLFAGIIGQRDRWLERQRSPGADVTFERLTGDVWARHNCALDQPGVRAGPVPASWQNEGRRQLERHLKACRWFLERVPQSAAPTPADLRQLHSRLMGQPADRLSDYRNAPAAPLLESHDPAEWELVPHLVDTALQWCRADSFGEMHEVEQTALVLLKLTDIQPFDRHNGKTLRLFSNFFLVRSGYPPAVIRSEQADRYLMALQKGLCYQTGSLVELLTESVAFSLGYCLGEPPSPPPFVVLD from the coding sequence GTGGGAAACAGCTTCGAGTTGAAGACCCGCCGGCTTTTCGCCGGCATCATCGGTCAGCGGGACCGGTGGTTAGAGCGGCAGCGGTCTCCCGGGGCCGATGTGACGTTCGAGCGATTGACCGGAGACGTTTGGGCCAGACACAACTGCGCTCTGGACCAGCCCGGGGTGAGGGCCGGTCCTGTACCGGCCTCCTGGCAAAACGAGGGGCGGCGTCAACTGGAGCGCCACCTCAAGGCTTGCCGCTGGTTTCTGGAGAGAGTCCCACAATCCGCTGCGCCGACTCCTGCCGACCTGCGGCAGCTGCACTCCCGACTCATGGGACAGCCCGCGGATCGACTATCCGACTACCGGAATGCGCCGGCAGCGCCCCTGCTGGAAAGTCATGACCCTGCAGAGTGGGAACTGGTTCCACACCTGGTTGATACGGCCCTTCAGTGGTGCCGGGCGGATAGTTTCGGCGAGATGCACGAGGTGGAGCAGACTGCGTTGGTCCTGCTGAAGTTGACCGACATCCAACCCTTTGACCGCCACAACGGAAAGACACTGCGCCTGTTCTCGAACTTCTTTCTGGTCAGATCGGGATATCCGCCCGCTGTGATTCGCTCCGAGCAGGCCGATCGGTATCTGATGGCGCTTCAGAAGGGTCTGTGCTACCAAACCGGTTCGTTGGTCGAGCTCTTGACCGAATCGGTGGCATTCAGCCTCGGCTACTGTCTGGGAGAACCTCCCAGCCCGCCACCTTTTGTGGTTCTGGACTGA
- the thpR gene encoding RNA 2',3'-cyclic phosphodiesterase, which produces MEAVRTFICLQLPAFARERLASTQHQLRESGAQVSWVKPHNIHLTLKFLGSVPAERLHEVVRAVQRAVVPAPPIQLELTVLGCFPNRRAPRVIWAGPKQLPEKLRNLQQRVEKELVATGFPAESRPFSPHFTLGRVRSGRNIGKLVAAMQAARLEPLLFEAAEVIVMASRLHPSGALYTPVSRVPWNSPDPGH; this is translated from the coding sequence ATGGAAGCCGTCAGAACCTTCATCTGCCTCCAACTTCCCGCGTTCGCCAGGGAACGGCTTGCGTCCACCCAGCACCAGTTGCGGGAGAGTGGAGCGCAAGTCAGTTGGGTCAAGCCGCACAATATCCACCTGACCCTCAAGTTTCTGGGGTCGGTCCCGGCGGAACGCCTGCATGAGGTGGTGCGGGCAGTGCAACGGGCGGTGGTGCCGGCCCCGCCCATCCAGTTGGAATTGACCGTGTTGGGTTGTTTCCCCAACAGGCGTGCGCCCAGGGTTATCTGGGCGGGGCCGAAACAGCTGCCCGAAAAGCTGAGAAACCTGCAGCAGAGGGTTGAAAAGGAGCTGGTCGCAACAGGGTTTCCTGCTGAATCACGTCCCTTCTCTCCCCATTTCACCTTGGGTAGGGTCCGATCGGGCCGAAACATTGGGAAGCTGGTGGCGGCAATGCAAGCGGCGCGGCTGGAGCCGCTGCTGTTCGAAGCAGCCGAAGTCATAGTGATGGCCAGCCGGCTCCACCCCTCTGGTGCCCTTTACACCCCCGTCTCGCGCGTCCCCTGGAATTCCCCCGACCCCGGCCACTGA
- the cobA gene encoding uroporphyrinogen-III C-methyltransferase codes for MKTAVYLIGAGPGDPELITLKGRRCLEAADCVIYDHLVNRELLRYAPGSAERVYVGKQGGRDHIAQAEINSLLLERARQGKTVARLKGGDPFIFGRGGEEAEVLARACIPFEVVPGVSAGSAAPAYAGIPLTHRDYGPTVAFVAAQQDPTRDDSALDWKKISSAAETLVFFMGARSLRQVVEQLTRHGRSPSTPIALIRWGTRPSQEVVTATLGSILEQVAPMSPPTLIVVGEVVRLRERLRWFDNRPLFGKRILITRPRHQSRDFRRALELLGAMAISFPTVEVREPDSWAKLDRALETIDRYDWLIFTSVNGVKYFFNRYFRRHPDIRQLKGVRIAAIGPATRRAVLDFKLAVDTLPSDYQAEGLVESLRGKVVKGMRVLLPRARVAREVLPRELQRQGARVEVVEAYRTGPPENAQFRWAQVLNDAPPHMVVFTSSSTVANLADLTRPKSLAESLQGAAVACIGPITAGTARDLGLQVDLVPEKYTTASLIEAMEEYFSRKG; via the coding sequence ATGAAGACGGCCGTCTATCTGATCGGGGCCGGTCCGGGCGATCCCGAGCTCATCACCTTGAAGGGACGCCGCTGTCTGGAGGCGGCCGACTGCGTGATCTACGACCACCTGGTGAACCGGGAACTGCTGCGGTACGCTCCCGGCTCGGCGGAACGAGTCTACGTGGGCAAGCAGGGAGGCCGGGACCATATTGCCCAGGCGGAGATCAATTCCCTGCTGCTGGAGCGCGCCCGCCAAGGGAAAACGGTGGCCCGCCTCAAGGGAGGCGATCCCTTCATCTTCGGACGCGGCGGCGAGGAGGCGGAAGTTCTGGCTCGGGCCTGTATTCCCTTCGAGGTTGTGCCCGGAGTCTCGGCAGGCTCGGCTGCACCGGCCTACGCGGGAATTCCGCTGACCCATCGGGACTATGGTCCGACCGTGGCTTTTGTGGCAGCCCAGCAGGATCCGACCCGCGACGATTCTGCGCTGGACTGGAAGAAAATTTCCTCGGCCGCCGAAACCCTGGTCTTTTTTATGGGGGCCAGGAGCTTGAGGCAGGTGGTGGAGCAGCTTACCCGCCACGGTCGCAGCCCGTCCACGCCCATTGCTCTGATCCGCTGGGGGACACGTCCCTCACAAGAGGTCGTCACCGCCACACTGGGGTCCATCCTGGAGCAAGTCGCGCCAATGTCTCCCCCCACCTTGATCGTTGTCGGCGAAGTGGTCAGGCTAAGGGAGCGGCTGCGATGGTTCGACAACCGTCCCCTGTTCGGAAAGCGCATCCTGATCACCCGCCCCCGCCACCAGTCCCGGGACTTCCGCAGAGCCCTGGAGCTGCTGGGGGCCATGGCCATCTCCTTTCCCACGGTGGAGGTGCGTGAACCGGACTCCTGGGCAAAGCTGGATCGAGCCCTTGAAACCATCGATCGATACGATTGGCTCATCTTCACCAGCGTTAACGGGGTCAAATACTTCTTCAATAGGTACTTTCGACGCCATCCCGACATTCGACAGCTCAAGGGGGTCCGTATCGCAGCCATCGGGCCGGCAACTCGCCGGGCTGTTCTTGACTTCAAGTTGGCCGTGGACACCCTTCCCAGCGACTACCAGGCCGAGGGCCTGGTGGAGAGCCTGCGCGGCAAGGTGGTCAAGGGCATGCGGGTGCTGCTTCCAAGGGCCCGGGTCGCCCGCGAGGTGTTGCCCCGGGAACTGCAGCGACAGGGCGCCCGCGTGGAGGTGGTCGAGGCCTATAGAACCGGGCCCCCGGAAAATGCACAGTTCCGATGGGCGCAAGTGCTCAATGACGCTCCTCCCCACATGGTGGTCTTCACCAGCTCCTCTACCGTCGCCAACCTGGCCGACCTCACCCGCCCCAAGTCCCTGGCCGAGAGCCTGCAGGGCGCAGCCGTAGCCTGTATCGGACCCATCACCGCCGGCACTGCCAGGGACTTGGGGTTACAGGTAGACCTCGTCCCTGAAAAGTACACCACGGCTTCGCTAATTGAGGCCATGGAGGAGTATTTCTCAAGGAAGGGTTGA
- the hemC gene encoding hydroxymethylbilane synthase — MADKPLVIGSRSSPLALRQADLVKDQLSRTQPLLPITVRRILTTGDRRSGPPLHQIGGKGIFTKEIEEALLREEIDLAVHSLKDLPTRLPDGLCLGAITSREDARDAFLSNRFGCLAELPPRSTVGTSSLRRQCQLLHLRPDLHVKNLRGNLDTRLRKLDEGDYDAIILACAGLIRLGLDHRIREKLSVDTICPAIGQGALAVEVRCDDRLTLDRIQGLDDRDSRKAAEAERSLLSRLGGGCQVPIAGFAVIHEAQLRLTGLVGAADGSRLIREVGQATLEESAELGHSVARRLLDRGAGELLQMTG; from the coding sequence ATGGCCGATAAACCTCTTGTCATTGGCTCGCGAAGCAGCCCTCTGGCCCTCAGGCAGGCTGACCTCGTAAAGGACCAGCTGAGCCGGACACAGCCCCTTCTACCCATAACCGTCCGCCGCATTCTCACTACCGGGGATCGACGCAGCGGACCTCCGCTGCACCAGATTGGGGGCAAAGGGATCTTCACCAAGGAGATCGAAGAAGCCCTGCTTCGCGAGGAGATCGATCTGGCTGTCCATAGTCTCAAAGACCTCCCAACCCGCCTGCCCGATGGCCTCTGCCTGGGTGCCATCACTTCAAGAGAAGATGCACGAGACGCCTTCCTTTCCAACCGGTTTGGCTGCCTGGCGGAACTTCCCCCTCGGTCCACCGTCGGGACCAGCAGCCTGAGACGGCAATGCCAGTTGTTGCACCTCCGTCCGGACCTGCACGTGAAGAACCTGCGGGGGAATCTGGATACCCGCCTTCGCAAACTGGATGAGGGAGACTACGACGCCATTATTCTGGCCTGCGCCGGCCTGATTCGACTGGGACTGGATCATCGCATTCGCGAGAAGCTATCGGTCGACACCATCTGTCCGGCCATCGGACAAGGCGCGCTGGCGGTGGAGGTTCGCTGCGACGACCGTTTGACCCTCGACCGAATCCAGGGGCTCGACGACAGGGACTCCAGAAAAGCTGCCGAGGCGGAACGGAGTCTGCTGAGCCGTCTGGGTGGGGGATGCCAGGTGCCCATTGCCGGATTTGCCGTCATCCACGAGGCGCAGTTGCGACTGACCGGACTGGTTGGGGCTGCCGATGGAAGCCGCCTGATTCGGGAGGTCGGCCAGGCAACCCTGGAGGAATCTGCAGAGTTGGGCCATTCGGTCGCCCGCAGACTCCTCGACCGCGGCGCCGGCGAGTTGTTGCAAATGACCGGGTGA
- the hemA gene encoding glutamyl-tRNA reductase, with translation MSLLLVGLSHKTAPVEVRERLHFPDSRLREALQCLTAQSAIAESLILSTCNRTEVLAHSADARHGVMMVRNFISDFHRQPEESLHPYLYDLTHSEVVRHVFRVASSLDSMVLGEPQILGQFKTAFSLARSIGSVGDALSPLIHRAFFVAKRVRSETAISSAAVSVSFAAVELARKIFDHLGGRTVLLLGAGKMSELAAKHLISQGISRLLVWNRTYRRAVEMASGLNGEAIPPEELFRHVERADILICSTGSPGFILTRSDGQRLIQLRKNRPVFIIDIAVPRDVDPEVNRLDNIFLYDIDDLQHVVDANLKQRRKEAQFAEAIIQEEVQSYIKQTRGLDVAPAIVSLRKHWDDIRREELARNRKKLGALNDQQEAALEQLTRGILNKILHGPISEIKSLGQDPAAEQKIATIKKMLGLKP, from the coding sequence ATGAGTCTGCTACTGGTAGGACTTAGCCACAAGACAGCCCCGGTCGAGGTCCGCGAGAGGCTTCACTTTCCGGACTCCAGGCTGCGGGAGGCCTTGCAATGCCTCACCGCCCAATCGGCCATCGCCGAGAGTCTGATACTGTCGACCTGCAATCGGACGGAGGTTCTGGCCCACTCGGCGGATGCTCGACACGGCGTCATGATGGTCAGAAACTTCATCTCCGATTTTCACCGCCAGCCGGAAGAGTCCCTGCACCCCTACCTGTACGATCTGACCCACTCCGAGGTGGTGCGTCATGTGTTCCGCGTCGCCAGCAGTCTGGATTCGATGGTGCTGGGAGAACCCCAGATACTGGGTCAATTCAAGACCGCCTTCAGTCTGGCTCGCAGTATCGGATCCGTGGGGGATGCCTTGAGCCCCCTGATTCATCGAGCGTTTTTTGTGGCCAAACGAGTGCGTTCGGAGACCGCCATCTCCAGCGCCGCAGTATCGGTCAGCTTTGCCGCGGTGGAACTGGCCAGGAAAATATTCGACCACCTGGGAGGACGCACGGTGTTGTTGCTGGGGGCCGGAAAGATGAGTGAACTGGCAGCCAAACACCTGATTTCTCAAGGAATCTCCCGACTGCTGGTCTGGAACCGGACCTACCGGCGGGCCGTGGAAATGGCCAGTGGCCTGAATGGAGAGGCGATCCCTCCGGAAGAGCTCTTTCGCCATGTCGAACGGGCAGACATTCTCATCTGTTCCACCGGTTCTCCCGGGTTCATCCTCACCAGGTCCGACGGGCAGAGGTTGATCCAGTTGCGCAAGAACCGGCCGGTCTTCATCATCGACATCGCAGTGCCCCGCGACGTGGACCCCGAGGTAAACCGCCTGGACAACATTTTTCTCTATGACATCGACGACCTCCAGCACGTGGTCGATGCCAACCTCAAACAGCGTCGGAAGGAAGCTCAGTTCGCGGAAGCCATCATCCAGGAGGAGGTCCAGTCCTACATCAAGCAAACCCGAGGACTGGATGTGGCTCCGGCCATCGTCTCGCTGCGGAAGCACTGGGACGACATCCGGAGAGAGGAACTGGCCAGGAACCGCAAGAAGCTGGGGGCCCTGAATGATCAGCAGGAGGCCGCCCTGGAGCAGCTGACTCGAGGGATATTGAACAAGATCCTGCACGGCCCCATCTCGGAAATCAAGTCGTTGGGCCAGGACCCCGCCGCAGAGCAGAAAATCGCCACCATCAAGAAGATGCTGGGACTTAAGCCTTGA
- the ccsA gene encoding cytochrome c biogenesis protein CcsA has product MSLLLLRLTIAFYSVGLLHSFLTVITRKKTLFRVALASISAGFLCHLLAISVAWFETRHPPINELQGVLSFFALVIVLAFLLAYARYRLDSLSVFVFPLAFILTLAANLTSEPSQPFPEMLGSLWLYLHVPFIFFAYAAFFVAFASGLMYLIQENELKRRRPQAFYYRLPSLEVCDELGYRALSIGFPLLTLGLIAGVLWQAPWELDKKIIASFSTWIVYAVLIAYRFSEGLRGRRAAWMSILGFILILATFFGTRSQGSAHPFIQ; this is encoded by the coding sequence ATGAGCCTGCTGCTGCTTCGCTTGACCATCGCGTTCTACTCGGTAGGCCTGCTCCACTCATTCCTGACCGTCATTACCCGCAAGAAGACACTGTTTCGGGTCGCATTGGCCAGTATTTCCGCGGGATTCCTGTGCCATCTGCTGGCGATTTCCGTGGCCTGGTTCGAGACCCGTCACCCGCCGATCAACGAATTGCAGGGCGTGCTCTCCTTTTTCGCCCTGGTGATCGTGCTGGCATTCCTCCTGGCCTACGCCCGCTACCGGCTGGATTCATTGAGCGTTTTCGTTTTCCCGCTGGCCTTCATCTTGACGCTGGCCGCCAACCTGACGTCGGAGCCGAGCCAGCCCTTTCCCGAAATGCTGGGGAGCCTTTGGCTTTACCTGCATGTGCCATTCATCTTCTTTGCCTACGCGGCCTTTTTCGTGGCCTTTGCCTCCGGATTAATGTACCTCATCCAGGAAAACGAGTTGAAGCGACGTAGACCCCAGGCATTCTACTATCGCCTTCCCTCGCTTGAAGTCTGTGACGAGTTGGGGTATCGGGCTCTCAGCATCGGTTTTCCCCTGTTGACTCTGGGACTGATAGCCGGCGTCCTTTGGCAGGCGCCGTGGGAGCTGGACAAGAAAATCATCGCCTCCTTCAGCACCTGGATCGTCTACGCCGTGCTTATCGCCTATCGATTCTCGGAGGGTCTGCGCGGCAGGCGCGCTGCCTGGATGTCCATCCTGGGATTCATTCTCATCCTGGCAACCTTTTTCGGCACCCGCTCCCAGGGCAGCGCCCATCCTTTCATCCAATGA
- a CDS encoding site-2 protease family protein encodes MALGPPWRVIGSGAVFAIGASVIDTAQLVQFLFFMIVFLFSLSVHEAAHAKTAEWFGDPTARYLGRVTLNPIAHIDVVGTLIFPAIAFFSGGLLFGWAKPVPWNPLHVKDRRKADIWISAAGPISNLLLLAVFLLGVKGLQSYEMGGGVIVGTVLEPLWRMCLLGAFLNTALAVFNMIPIPPLDGSWILPHFLPSGLADAYHQIRPYGFLILFVCLYLGVLGGVLRPFMQIVHWIIAA; translated from the coding sequence GTGGCACTCGGGCCGCCCTGGAGGGTCATCGGGTCGGGTGCCGTCTTCGCCATCGGAGCCTCCGTGATCGACACCGCGCAGTTGGTCCAGTTTCTTTTTTTCATGATCGTGTTTCTGTTTTCTCTCAGTGTGCACGAGGCGGCTCATGCCAAGACCGCAGAGTGGTTTGGAGATCCCACGGCGCGATACCTCGGACGGGTAACGTTGAATCCGATCGCGCATATCGACGTGGTTGGAACCCTGATTTTCCCCGCCATTGCTTTCTTTTCGGGGGGGCTGCTGTTTGGTTGGGCCAAGCCGGTTCCCTGGAATCCGCTTCACGTCAAGGATCGCCGCAAGGCGGATATCTGGATTTCCGCGGCCGGACCCATCAGCAACCTGCTGCTGCTGGCTGTTTTCCTCCTGGGCGTAAAGGGCCTCCAGAGCTATGAGATGGGCGGAGGGGTGATCGTTGGGACAGTGCTGGAGCCACTGTGGCGGATGTGTCTGCTGGGAGCCTTCCTCAATACCGCCCTGGCCGTGTTCAACATGATTCCCATTCCACCCTTGGACGGAAGTTGGATTCTGCCCCACTTCCTGCCGAGTGGTTTGGCCGATGCCTACCACCAGATTCGCCCCTATGGATTTCTTATTCTGTTCGTGTGTCTTTATCTCGGCGTCCTGGGTGGAGTGCTGAGACCCTTCATGCAAATCGTCCACTGGATCATCGCCGCCTGA
- the trpS gene encoding tryptophan--tRNA ligase, protein MVPSESNKPRISSGMRPTGKLHLGHVVGALKNWVELQESYRSFHFIADWHALTSDFADTSEIDHFRTEIMIDWLAAGLDPQKSVLFVQSAVPEHAELHLLFSMITPLGWLERVPTYKEQRDNVPDKDLGNYGFLGYPVLQAADILMYRADAVPVGEDQVPHVELTREIGRRFNSLYGRVFPEPQALLTPVPRLPGLDGRKMSKSYGNDISLSDSPETIHAKVRTMMTDPARKRRHDPGNPELCPVFSYHKIYSSRETQATVDRECRTAGIGCVDCKKWMSDGLIRELSPLLERRRDYAGRRQEIGEIIQDGNRRAAQEAGETMQAVRQAMKMT, encoded by the coding sequence ATGGTTCCCTCAGAGTCAAACAAACCTCGAATTTCCAGTGGAATGCGTCCCACCGGCAAGCTCCATCTCGGGCACGTGGTAGGTGCCCTGAAGAATTGGGTGGAACTGCAGGAGAGTTACCGGAGTTTCCACTTCATTGCCGACTGGCACGCGCTGACCTCCGATTTCGCCGATACTTCGGAAATCGACCACTTTCGCACTGAGATCATGATCGACTGGCTGGCAGCCGGTCTTGACCCGCAGAAGTCGGTGCTCTTCGTGCAGTCGGCAGTTCCCGAGCACGCCGAGCTGCACCTGCTTTTCTCCATGATCACGCCGCTGGGATGGCTGGAAAGGGTTCCGACCTACAAGGAACAGCGAGACAACGTACCCGACAAGGACCTGGGCAACTACGGCTTCCTGGGGTATCCGGTGCTGCAAGCCGCGGATATCCTGATGTACAGGGCCGACGCCGTGCCGGTGGGCGAGGATCAGGTGCCGCACGTGGAGCTCACTCGGGAGATTGGCCGGCGTTTCAACTCCCTCTACGGTCGGGTCTTCCCGGAACCTCAGGCTCTGTTGACTCCCGTCCCCAGGCTTCCCGGACTGGATGGGCGCAAGATGAGCAAGAGTTACGGCAACGATATCTCCCTTTCCGACTCCCCCGAGACCATTCACGCCAAGGTCAGGACAATGATGACCGATCCGGCCCGAAAGCGCCGCCACGATCCGGGAAATCCTGAACTCTGTCCGGTTTTTTCCTACCACAAGATCTATTCGTCCCGGGAGACACAGGCGACGGTCGATAGAGAATGCCGGACGGCCGGGATCGGTTGCGTCGACTGCAAGAAGTGGATGAGCGACGGCTTGATCCGTGAGTTGTCCCCCCTGCTGGAACGCCGGCGGGACTACGCGGGCCGTCGTCAAGAGATCGGTGAAATCATTCAGGACGGGAATCGACGGGCCGCCCAGGAGGCCGGCGAGACGATGCAGGCCGTTCGACAGGCCATGAAGATGACCTGA
- a CDS encoding segregation/condensation protein A, translating into MDDPYRIQLPAYEGPLDLLLELIRKQQIDIYDIPIAKITRQYLDTIRAMQELDIKLAGEFLLMAATLIHIKSRMLLPADPLEPEGMQDDPRAELVHRLLEHEKFKNAAQMLHQKEQVERASWTLPGVWDFRETSVEPEQKASSFDLIISLHRIQERHRAVRAMEIEQEEVTIGKVLHDLKTIFEDSGGEVSVDRLFALYRSRKALVVVFVALLEMSYLQAIVLVQKQRFGDIVARRKDKFTEVMGDLELWTGRIELAVAGRPS; encoded by the coding sequence ATGGACGATCCTTACAGGATTCAGTTGCCGGCCTACGAGGGCCCTCTGGATCTGTTGCTGGAGCTGATTCGCAAGCAGCAGATCGACATCTACGACATCCCCATCGCCAAGATTACACGGCAGTACCTGGACACGATCCGGGCCATGCAGGAACTCGACATCAAGCTTGCCGGCGAGTTCCTGTTGATGGCGGCAACCCTCATCCACATCAAGTCCAGGATGCTCCTGCCCGCCGATCCGCTTGAGCCGGAGGGCATGCAGGACGACCCCCGGGCCGAGCTGGTGCATCGGCTTCTGGAGCACGAGAAGTTCAAGAACGCCGCTCAAATGCTCCACCAGAAGGAACAAGTGGAGCGGGCCAGCTGGACCCTGCCGGGAGTGTGGGATTTTCGGGAGACATCGGTGGAACCCGAGCAGAAAGCCAGCTCCTTCGACCTGATTATCTCTCTGCACAGGATTCAGGAGCGGCACAGGGCCGTCCGAGCCATGGAAATCGAGCAGGAAGAGGTGACCATCGGGAAGGTTCTCCATGACTTGAAGACCATTTTCGAGGATTCCGGGGGCGAGGTCTCCGTCGACCGGCTGTTTGCCCTCTATCGGAGCCGAAAGGCGCTGGTGGTGGTGTTTGTCGCCCTCTTGGAGATGTCCTATCTGCAGGCCATTGTGCTGGTTCAAAAGCAGCGTTTCGGCGATATCGTGGCCAGGCGCAAGGACAAATTTACCGAGGTGATGGGTGACCTTGAACTATGGACAGGCCGGATAGAACTGGCGGTGGCCGGCAGACCCTCCTGA
- the scpB gene encoding SMC-Scp complex subunit ScpB encodes MNEEELRPIVEALVYLAEEPVTVASMVELLGKENEASIRQALSHLRRRYASPEHGIEIKEIADGYRMATKPEHHAWVQKFLKHQAPVIRLSLPALETLAVIAYKQPVTLPEIQEIRGVNATAVMKTLVEKKLVTAGGRKNVVGRPILYKTTRDFLLQFGLKNLGELPSLDEYEELAQASLEGMAVTSGAESETGAEGASNRRETAIASSSAGEQSGDGRVVPGKQTP; translated from the coding sequence ATGAATGAAGAAGAGCTGAGACCGATCGTGGAGGCGCTCGTCTACCTGGCGGAGGAACCCGTCACCGTGGCTTCCATGGTCGAATTGTTGGGAAAGGAAAACGAAGCTTCCATTCGCCAAGCGCTTTCTCACCTTCGTCGCCGCTACGCCTCGCCCGAGCACGGAATCGAGATCAAGGAGATCGCCGACGGCTACAGGATGGCCACCAAGCCCGAGCATCACGCCTGGGTTCAGAAGTTTTTGAAACACCAGGCCCCAGTGATCAGGCTCTCGCTGCCTGCCTTGGAAACCCTGGCGGTGATCGCCTACAAGCAGCCGGTCACTCTCCCGGAAATCCAGGAAATTCGGGGAGTCAACGCCACGGCCGTTATGAAGACTCTGGTCGAAAAGAAACTGGTAACCGCCGGCGGGCGCAAGAACGTTGTGGGCAGGCCCATTCTTTACAAGACCACTCGAGACTTTTTGCTTCAATTCGGGCTCAAGAACCTGGGGGAACTCCCCAGCCTGGACGAATATGAGGAACTGGCGCAGGCATCCCTGGAGGGAATGGCGGTCACGAGTGGAGCCGAATCGGAAACGGGAGCGGAAGGCGCCTCCAACCGGCGGGAGACCGCCATCGCCTCCTCGAGCGCCGGCGAACAGTCGGGCGACGGTCGGGTGGTTCCCGGGAAGCAGACGCCTTGA
- a CDS encoding pseudouridine synthase: protein MVTDRLQKVIAHAGVCSRRRAEVLIQEGRVSVNGKPVTRPGAKVDTSRDHVRVDGNRIRPDGRRTYLLLNKPRGYLCTLSDPAGRPLVGQLIRGCPPGVNSVGRLDFNTEGLLLLTNDGEFANRIASAGSHCPKTYVAKVRGTPSRAILARVSKGLSLDGRKLAPCKIAMAKQGDNCWLRITLIEGRNNQIRKMFDRVGHSVIKLRRIQIGYLKDARLKPGEYRHLSRQEVMRFLDAKSDTRKEA, encoded by the coding sequence ATGGTGACGGACCGGCTGCAGAAAGTCATTGCCCACGCCGGCGTTTGTTCCCGGCGCCGGGCCGAAGTCTTGATTCAGGAGGGGAGGGTTTCCGTAAACGGCAAGCCGGTCACCCGGCCAGGCGCCAAAGTGGATACCTCCCGTGACCATGTTCGAGTCGACGGGAACCGTATTCGTCCGGACGGGCGGCGAACCTATCTGCTGCTAAACAAGCCGCGAGGATATTTGTGCACCCTTTCGGACCCGGCCGGCAGGCCACTGGTGGGCCAGCTGATTCGGGGGTGCCCACCGGGAGTGAACTCGGTCGGCCGTCTGGATTTCAACACTGAAGGTCTACTGCTCTTGACCAATGACGGCGAATTTGCCAACCGGATCGCCTCAGCCGGATCTCATTGTCCCAAGACCTATGTGGCCAAAGTGAGAGGGACTCCCAGTCGGGCCATTCTGGCGAGGGTCTCGAAAGGACTCTCCCTGGACGGAAGAAAGCTGGCGCCTTGCAAAATCGCCATGGCGAAGCAGGGCGACAACTGTTGGCTGAGAATTACGTTGATCGAGGGCAGAAACAACCAGATCCGTAAAATGTTTGACCGTGTCGGACACTCTGTGATCAAGTTACGACGCATCCAGATCGGGTATTTGAAGGACGCCCGGCTGAAACCGGGGGAGTACCGCCACTTGAGCCGCCAGGAAGTGATGCGCTTTCTGGATGCGAAGTCGGATACACGCAAGGAAGCGTGA
- a CDS encoding CoA-binding protein, translating to MNDPTEIKRLLECSRTIAVVGLSANPSRPSNAVARYMQTQGYRIVPVNPNHQAVLGEFCYPSLLDIPASTSIDLVNVFRRPDAIPLVVEQTMQIGVGAIWMQEGVVDGQAARKAEHAGLTVIMDRCLLKEHSQYI from the coding sequence ATGAACGACCCTACGGAAATCAAGCGCCTGCTCGAGTGTTCCAGGACCATTGCCGTGGTCGGACTCTCCGCCAATCCAAGCCGGCCCAGCAATGCGGTGGCTCGCTACATGCAGACGCAGGGCTACCGAATCGTTCCCGTGAATCCCAACCACCAAGCGGTCCTGGGGGAGTTCTGCTACCCCAGCCTGCTCGACATCCCTGCTTCCACTTCCATCGATCTGGTCAATGTTTTCCGTCGTCCGGATGCCATTCCCCTAGTGGTGGAGCAGACCATGCAGATCGGTGTCGGAGCCATATGGATGCAGGAGGGTGTCGTCGACGGACAGGCGGCCCGGAAGGCCGAGCATGCCGGATTGACGGTGATCATGGATCGGTGCCTGCTCAAGGAACACAGCCAGTACATCTAG